In Crinalium epipsammum PCC 9333, the genomic window GGTGCTGATGCCGTGATTCAGAGTTTGCCGCAAGGATACGAAACCTTGCTAGGAACATGGTTTAAGGGCGGGGAAGAACTGAGTGGGGGGCAATGGCAGAAAATTGCTCTCGCTCGTGCTTTCTTGCGGGATGCCCAGTTGGTGGTGCTAGATGAGCCAACTAGCGCGATGGATGCGAAGGCTGAGGCTGAGGTGTTTGAGAAGTTTCGAGATCTCATGCGCGATCGCTCTGCACTTTTAATTACCCATCGCCTTTCGACTGTCAAAATGGCGGATCGGATTTATGTCATACATCAAGGGGAGATTGTGGAAAATGGTACCCACGATCAATTGATGGCACTACAAGGCACCTATGCCCATTTGTTTGAAACCCAAGCGAGAAATTATCAATGACAACTTTATCTCCCGAAGTTAGGGTTCTGCTTGCCTGTGTACGGTTTTATTTGCGTACGACTACAAAGAGCGAAGTGACTTGTTTACTGGCGTTAGATCTGAACTGGACAACTCTGCTGCAAACTGCGATCGACAATGGTGTCATGCCGATATTGTATCAGAGCCTCAAAGCGATCGAGGAGGATCTGGTACCGCGAGCGGTGATGGTGCAATTGCAAACGTGCAACCGCATGAATGGACTGCACAATTTTTCTCAAACCAAGGAATTACTAAAGATTTTGGCGCAGCTTGAGAAAGCTGGTATTGATGCCATTCCTTTTAAAGGACCGACTCTCGCAGCATCTGTTTATGGCAATGTGACGCTACGCCAATTTAATGATCTAGACATCTTGGTGAGGCAAAAGGACTTTTGGCAGGCGAAAGCCGTTTTGGTCGCCCAAGGTTATCAATCTAGTATCTCAGAAGTAAACGAAATTGAGATGTTCAATCGCTCTCTTCAAATCTCTTTGTCACAGAGTACCCCTGAAGTGACGATGTTAAATCAGCGATTTCAACCCTCTTTACTACACAGCAACCCAGAAAGAAGTATTGATTTACACTGGGGAATTCCGCCCAGACGAATTTGGAAGAGTGATCGGTTTAAGCGGTTTTGGGATAATCTATATCTGATCGATTTGATGGGTCAGCCAATTAAAACCTTCTCTTTGGAAACAACCTTAGTAATTCAATGTATAAATGTTGCTAAAGAACCTGGGAGGCGATCGTTTAAGCAAATCTGCGATATCGGTCAAATCATTCGAGCTTATCCTGATTTGAATTGGCAATCAGCCCTGGAACTGTCTTCTGAGTTACGTAGTCAGCGATTATTCTTAATAGGACTCACTGTTACCCGTAAACTTCTACATATTCCCTTACCCCAGTTTATGCTAGAGATGCTGATGAGGAATCAGCCAAGCGACGAGAGTGTTTTTGAGAACGATACCTTAGGGGAAAGCTTGTGTCTACGTGCTCCTTCAGGTGGACTCCAAGTCTGGTGGTGGGAATACACACATCAACTCAAAACTCTGGATCAATCATGGGATGGGCTATTTATCACTGCACACTATCTACAATCGTTTTTCAGAATGGGGCTGTCACCGAGTGAACGAGATCGCGAATTATTGCCGCTCCCCAGTGAATTATTTTTTCTCTACTATATAATTCATCCCATCCGATTGCTAACCAAATATTTGCCATTAGGTAAATCATTCGTAAGGGGAAACAAACCTTAGAAAACCAGAAAAATAATCATGGATCAGTTATCAAACCTAGATATCAACTCAGTCCTGAATCAATTTAAGTTGGCTAATGCTTGGCAAATTCGGGGCAAGTTTGAAGAGGCATTTCTGCGCTATCAACAAATTTTAGAACTGCAACCTGGCTATATGCCTGCCTATCAGCAGTTAGGAAATTTGATGCTAAAACAACGCCGGATGGACGAGGCACTGGAGTACTATGAGCAAGCACTTGCACTTGATTTTGAAGCAACTAATCTTTCGTTTTATTATCAATGTTTGGGCTTGCCGAAACAGCATCCTGCTCCGTCAATCAAATGTGAAAATGTTTTTTTTGGAAAGAAAAAATCAAATGCGCTATCAACTGGCAAAATAAATCTCGGTAGCCAAAAAGTTTTTGGATACCATCGCAGTGGCTGGAGCTTTGCGATCCAGTCACTTAGTTCTTTGCACAATCCTCAAGGTGTTTTGTTTGATGGTTGCTTAGAGAATCAATTTCTGTTTCAACAGAACCGCATTGCCAAGCGATCGCCACGAATTTTAGCAAAAATGCGTGTAGATGGAGTCTTTGAAAGTTTGGCAACTTGTGAAGAAAAAAAAATAATTCCCTATGAAAAACCTTGGGTTGGATTTCTGCATAATCCCCATTCGATGCCAATATGGTTTAGTTACCAAACATCGCCTCAAAAACTGTTTGAAAAAGAAGTTTGGCAAGCTAGTTTACCCCATTGTATCGGCTTATATGCTCTTTCTGAATATTATGCCGAGTGGCTGAAAAAGCACACAGGCAAACCTGTTTCTGTACTAACCCATCCAACCGAGATTCCTGACAAACAGTTTGATTTTGACCAGTTCCTTACCAATCCTCAAAAAAAGGTAGTACAGATTGGTTGGTGGTTGCGAAAGTTACATTCAATTTATCAATTACCTCTAGCTCAGGATAATCCCTTGAACTATCAAAAAGTGAGACTAGGATTTCTATTTGAATCAGGAGAAGCAGTATTTGACCAACTTATGCAAAGAGAGGCACGGATTTATAAAATCCAAGTTGATGAATCGTATTTAGCTAATACAACCGTTATCCAACATATTCCTGATGATCAATATGATAATCTATTATCAAAAAATATTGGTTTTGTGGATTTGTATGACTCCAGCGCCAATAATGCCATTATCGAATGTATTGCCCGTGCGACTCCCCTGTTAGTTAATCCTTTACCTGCGGTGAAAGAGTATCTGGGAGAAGACTATCCTATGTACTTTAATACCTTAGAAGAAGCCGCAGAGAAAGCGTTGGATACGTCACTGATTTTAGAGACACATGAGTATCTTAAATCCTGTGAAACTCGACAGAAGCTATCAGCAGAATATTTTCTAGATAGCTTTTGTAATAGTGAAGTTTATCAACTTATCTAAACACTATGTTTTACTTGCAAAAATGGTTTGGTAAACACACTGCACGAGGATACTTACAACCAAAGTGTCAGAAATTTTCATGTCTATTTCCGAAATCTGTTTTGATTGAACAGGTAGCCACCGGATTTCAGTTTACGGAAGGTTTGGTTTGGATCGTTGAAGACCAGTGTCTACTGTTCAGCGACATTCCTGCTAACAAAATCTACAAACTTAATGCTGCTGGGCAAACCGCTGTTTTTCGAGAGCCGAGTCACCATGCCAACGGATTGACCCGCGATCGCCAAGGTTGCCTAATCGCCTGTGAACATGGGAGTCGCCGCGTTACCCGCACTAAGCCAGACGGAACCGTAACGGTATTGAGCGATCGCTTCGGCAACCAAAAACTCAACAGCCCGAACGATGTCATGGTCAAAAGCGATGGGGCAATCTACTTCACCGCCGTACGGCATTCAACCTGAGCAGCAAGAACAGCCATTCCAGGGCGTTTACCGACTCTCACCAAATGGTCAAGACCTCACAGTGGTTGCAGATGATTTTGTCAAACCCAATGGTCTGGCGTTGTCACCCGATGAACAAACGCTTTACATTGCCGATTCATCTGAGCGTTGTCACATTCGCGTTAATACATCAGGAATTGGTCTGTTATGACTTCTGATTTTCCATTAGTTAGTGTGATTATTCCCGTTTATAATCGCGATCGCTATCTTGCCGAAGCCATAGAAGAAGCTGCAAAAAAAGCGTTGGATACTTCATTGATTTTAGAGACACATGAGTATTTCAAATCTTGTGAAAGACGCAATATCTCTCCTGAGACTATTCGCTTTAAAGTGATAGAAAAAATTCAGGAGCACCGTCTCACTTTAATTAAATTGATTCAAAGCATTTACGACCAAGAAGAATTAACAAAGATTTTTCCCTGGAGTGGGATAATATCTTCTTTAATAAGCTTTATAAGCTTCAAACACCACAGCAAACAATTAAACAGATTAAACTGGCAAAGATAGGAGTTTGAAATAAAAAACGCTTTTAAGTGCCATCAATAAATGCTATCAACCCACTGCTGACCAATGACTTCTAATCTTCCACTAATTAGCGTTATTATTCCTGTTTATAACCGCGATCGCTATCTTGCCGAAGCCATCGAAAGTATTCTGGCTCAAACCTATCCGGCAATTGAACTGATTGTGGTCGATGATGGCTCTAGCGATCGCACTGCCGAAGTTGCTCAAAGTTATCCAGTGATCTATCATTACCAAACTAATGGGGGTATAAGTGCCGCCAGAAATGCAGGAATTGGTTTAGCAACTGGTGAATTTCTTGCCTTTCTTGATTCTGACGACATTTGGGTTACGGACAAGCTCTCCAAACAAATGGCGGCTTTTGAGTCTGATCCAAACCTGGAGGCTGTGTTTGGCTATGCTCAACAGTTTTATAGCCCAGAATTGGATGAAACGTTTCGCCAGCGAATTCGGTGTCCTGAGCAACCAATCGCTGCTCATATTTCCAGTGCCATGCTGATCAAGCGAGCCGCGTTCCTGCGGATTGGAGTGTTTGATCCTCAGTTAAAAACAGGTATTGATATTAGTTGGTATATTTCTGCGATCGAACATCAGATCCAACAGGTTACGCTTCCTGATGTTGTTTATCGCAGACGTCTGCATGAAAAGAACAGTGGTATTACTGAGCGGCATCATGCAAACGAACGTCTACATCTGCTCAAAGCCAAGCTTGCTCGGCAAAGAGCTAACCAATCCTCTTCGATTCAGCGGTTCTAAAATGCGTCATTTCTTTCAGTTTCGTCCCAATCCCAATCAGAAAATTGTTTTGTTAACGGGTGCAGCCGGAGAGATTGGGACTTCTTTGCGTCAACATCTAGGTGACAACTATCACTTTCGCTGTCTCGATCGCGTCCGAGTTCGTGATGCCAAAGATGTCCGAGTTGCCGATATCACGAATTTTAAGGCAGTTCTTAAGGCAATGCGTGGCGTAGATGCCGTAATACATCTGGCTGCAAATCGAGAGTGCGATCAACCTTGGCAAGACGTTTATAGTAGCGGTATCGGGGGCACTTACAACGTGTTTGAGGCGGCTCGCCAAGCGGGAGTAAAGCGGATTATTTATGCCAGCACAATTCATGTGTCAGGTTGGCGCGAAATTATGCCAGAATCTCAGATTACGCCTGAACATGTGCGTCCAGACTCTCTTTATGCCGCTGGTAAAGCATTTGGCGAAGCCTTGGGGCATTTCTTTGTTGATCGCTATGGTATGTCGATTGTGTGTCTTCGCATTGGCGCATTTACAGCCAACACTAAGCTCTATGGACTAAACGATCGCAAGCTTTGGATGTGGTGCAGTCCCAGAGATTTGGCTCAATTGGTAAAGCGATCGCTAGAGCATGAAAATTTAGGCTTTCAAATTTTCTATGCAATCTCAGGAAATACCCGTCGCTACTGGGATATTAGCAATGCTCAAACAATACTTAATTATGAGCCTGAAGACAATGCCGAAAATCTTCTCGGATAAATACATAACTGATAACTGTTGAAAGCTTCACATAAACTGAGGCACGGTCGTGCCTCTAAAAAAAGTATTAACCATGAGGATATTGTATTGAATCAGCCCCTTGTCAGTGTTATTATTGCCGTTCAAAACGGCGAACAGTATTTCAACCAAGCAATTAACAGTATTGTTGCTCAAACCTACCCAAACGTTGAAATCCTGGTGGTCGATGGCAAATCGACCGATCAAACGGAAGCGATCGCAAGGTCTTATCCCCAAGTTCGCTACTTACACCCATTGGTGACAAGTTAAGGAAAAGAGAAAATTGTCAAGGGTGGTATTTGGCTAGGTCAAAAATCGTGAGAAACTCAGTCTAGACAAGTAGTTGAGCGATTTAGACCAGCCATGACACAAAGCCGAAAAACCAATCGAGACCATGCGAAAAAGAAACAACGACCACTGGTGGAAGACGAAGTAATAGCCAAGCAATTGGAAAAATTACTGACACCAGCCATTACAAATCAAGAAAATTACTACCGAAAATTAGGACTCAGAGAACGGATACTGAATTTACCGTTGATGATGGCGGCGGTGTTGACCTTGCTGTGGCGAGATGTGGCAGGAGTCAGAGAACTAACAAGAATGTTAGCCAGAGATGGTTTTCTGTGGTGTAGTCCCACAAAAGTTAGTCAACAAGCGGTATCACAAAGATTTTTAACATTTCCATCTGAATTATTTGAAAAAGTATTTAAAGATTTATTGCCGAGTTTAAGAGCAACTTGGCATAGTAGAAATCAACGTCCATTGCCAGAAAGTATTCAATTTACCTTGTCAAAATTTGAGAAGATTTGGATAGTAGATGGGTCAACATTGGAGGCATTGTTTAGGAAGTTAAAAAGCTTAGAAGAGACTCAAAGAGGGCAATTAGCCGGAAAAATGAGTACAGTAATTGATTTAATGACTAGATTACCTGTAGAAATTTGGTTTGAAGAAAATTCTAAAGCTTCTGATATTAAACTTGAAGAAAACATTCTAAATTTAGTAACAAAAAACACCTTGCTGTTATTGGATAGAGGGTTTTATCACTTTAATTTTTGGTTTCAATTAATTGAGAAAAAAGTAGATTTTATAACGAGAATAAAAAAAGGAGCAGCAATCAAAGTAGAACAAATATTTACCGATAGTTATGAACTGAGAGATCGGAAGATACGCTTTGGTTCTGGCACAAAGAAGACTCCATTTATTACCTTGCGTTTGATTGAAGTCAGGTCAGGAAAAACCTGGCATTCTTATTTAACCAGCGTCCTAGACCCTAATATTTTACCCCCTTATGTGGTAGCAGATTTATATCGGCGGCGGTGGCGGATTGAAGATGCTTTTAACACAGTCAAGAGGCTTTTAGGTTTAAGTTATTTATGGACGGGTTCAATCAATGGAATTAAGTTACAAATTTGGGCGACCTGGTTATTTTATGCGGTTTTAGTAGATTTAGGTGATGCCGTAGCAGATGAACTTGCTCTCCCCTTCGACGAGATTTCATTAGAAATGATTTATCGCGGTCTTTATCATTTTACTATGGCTCATCAGAAAGGTAAGGCAACAGACCCCGTTAAGTATTTTGCTGATCCCGAAAATCGAGATTTAGGTATTATCAAACAGCAACGAAACCCCAATGTTAAGTTGATTGTCGCTCCTTTTCCCAATCTTCAACGAGGGTCTGACCAGTTTTTTTTCAACAATTCTCTGAAAGCCTCTTGACAAAACAGTTACAGGCTTAACTTGTCACCAATGAGCGACGGTAGTCGCCTACAACATCTTGGCGCAGTTCAAAAATATCGAGATGGGTCGGGGATGTTTCGGTTGTAGGTTCGGGAGTGGGATTTAATTCGACTTCGCGCCCCAGGCGTTGATCGATCCACTGGCTGAGTTGATTAGCTACGGTTTCAGTCAGGGTAGAAGCGTCGAAGATTTCTGTTAATTCTGGAAAGTCCCAATTAGCTGGAATACCTGCAAATAATAATGTTAATTGTTCTGAAGTTATTGACTCAACTCCTGTACCATTAATTATTGCTAATCCTTGACCAAGTAGGGTGCTTGTGGCTGCGATCGCTGTCTCATTTTGCTTTAATAAATCTTGAAGCTTAATAGTTAATTTCATCTATCTTTAGGATTAATTTGCTATTTAGTCAGTAAGTTTTCAAAAGGATAAGTTTGTTTCCAGCGATAAGTATTAAAATCACGTTGATCTACTGAAAAAATGCGCCCGTGTCCTAGATGTTCTGCTAAAATTACTAGGGAAGCATCGGCTAAATCCATTGGTAGATCTGCATATTTTTCCATCAGTTGAGCAATCTTTACTCCATGCTCAGGTTCTAAATTAAAAACTGTAAATAATCCTTGATTGAGGCTATTAATAAAAGCAATTTGAGCCTTAACCCCCTTACGAGTTAGTAAGAGATAACAGGTTTCTGTAATTACACACCAGGTAGTAATCAACGGTTCGTTGTATTGTTTTAGCGCCTTTTTAGCTGCTTCGTGGTAAGTGTCTTTTTGATCCACAAGGGCTAACCAAAATCCTGTATCAACGATGATCATACTTAGTGTTTAATCCTTCAGCTAGAACCTGTTTATAAGTCGTGGATAAGTTTTCTTCGGCTGAAACACAGCCAATCAAGCCATTTTTATCAAATTTTTCATATAGGCTTGTTTCTTGAGATGGATTTTTTTTTGTTGTTTGCGGATAACGTTTTTTGAGGATTTCAATAAAGTCCATTAGTAAGTTTTGGGCTTCTTCTGGTAAATCTTTAATATCTTGATGTATTTGTTCTGGTGTAAGCATAATAATCTCTGTTGTTTTTATAAGTGTGCAAATTTAATATTCCAGCATATCCTAAGCTACAAGATCGATTAAAATATCTGTATCAATGAGAATCTGTGTCATTTTGATTACGCCACTGCTGTTGTCTAATTTGTCGTACCCATCCCGTGCTATCCTGAGTTTCAGAACGATTTTCCCACATACCAACAAAGGGTTAATCCTCTAAGTTTAAGGATTTGTTCGGTTCAGATAGAGGTAATGTTTGATATCGTTCTTTTAAGACTCGAACGAGATCTGCAATAATTTCTTGTGCCTCGGTTGGTAGTGTGGAAATGTCTTGTGCCATACTTTCAATATCCATTGTTTTACTCCTTTTGTGTAAGTCTAATATCCCAACATATCCCAAGCTGCTAATACTAACCTTTGGGTGCGATATTCGCCAAATTGTTTGATTTCATGGTTTTTTAAGACGCGGAAAGTTTCGCTGGGGAAGTCTGCGCCGTAAACGTCGGCGGGGTCTAATATATAACGCAATTCGTCGCGGGTGAGTCCGTAAAGTTTGGCGTAATATGCGTCTAATTCGGCGCGAAGTAGGGCGCGTCTTTCTGGGTTCCAGATGAAGGGTTCGCCGTCGTATCCCATATCTTGCGCGAAGGGTTGCATATCATAAGCTGTGTATACTAATTCGAGGACGCGGCTGCTGATAAATTCTATGTCTTCTTGTGTGTATGCTTCTGGGGGAATAACGGGGAGTTGTTTGAGAATGAAAAATGCAAGGTTATTTCCCCCCTGTTTCTGGCGAGTTACAAAATCGAAAACTAAACTATTTGAGTTAGCAACTAAACATGAAATTAATTTAGTATTTTTTACTGAGGGTATTAAAATAATAATACTATCGCCGCATCCATATTTAGGAATTATGCTAAAAATAGCAGTTCTTTCATTTGTTGTTTTTCCGATTTTTCGCGCGACAATTAACCATTGTTTATTCCACCAATCAAATAAGCGCTTCTTAACTTCATTAGGACTAATCCAATAACGTGGTTGAGTAAAACAACTAAAATTTTGTTTGAATTCTTTGTTTAAACGTGGCAGTATACCAGCATTAAGATTAGCTTGTGTTGCTCCTTCATAAGTCGAATAACGATGATCAAATTGGTGAAACATCTTGGCTTCATAAACAGGAACAAACCCCGTATTATATACATCAACAAACAATCTGCTATCATTTGCCATGTGCAACATAGCAGATAACGAAATTTGCCAAGGATTAATGCCTGTAGATTCATTATCTAAAACAGGAATAGTACGATAAATATTTTTGGTTATTTTTACATCTGGCTGTGTTCTAAAGACAGGGCAATTAAAAGTATTTGGGTTAATAAGTGCAATATCTTTAGATGTTAAATTAAAATGACGTTTATGATTATGAACATCTGTGAAATAGCGACAAAAAAAAGTATATTCAGCTTGTTGTGATTTAATGCTAATACCTGTTACAGTTAAAGTGCAAAATTTGACAGTATGATCCACTGCTGGAAAAATAAAAGCTTCATTTTCAAACCCTGTTAAGCTAGCCAAACGTTGATTCTTAATTAGTTCACTAAAAAAAATCTTAGTTGTATCATCTGTAGCGATACCAATTGGTATGATAATACCTGAGCGTCCATAAGGAGAAATTAAGTTTATTACTATTTCAGAGAATACGGCATAAGTATTAATATCTCCCACAGCAGTTAAAGGAAATCTTGCCGACTCGCGGATAAACTTACCTTGTGCATCTGCATCATGTTTGGCATCTTCCCAAGCTTGCGCTAACTCAGGATTATTCTGTTGCAACTGCTTAATTAACTTCTCCCGCGCTGCTTTATTCGCAGCATTAGCAATCTCAAAACTTCGAGAAGCAAAAAACTCTTTTTCCTGTAACTTAATTCTTTCCCAAGGTGGATTACCTAAGACAGTATCAAACCCACCCGCCTCAAAAACTTCAGGAAACTCTAAACACCAGTGAAAAAAGTTCTTTTCCTCTGCTAACTTATTCGCTGCTTCTACTACCTTCCGCGTTGTGGCATTTCCCTGTAACAACTGACTTAAAGCTGCTGTTGTCGGTAACAACTGCAAATTCTGTTCTGTTAAAGGCATGAAAAATGCTGCCGTCCACAAATTGCAAGCAGAATAATCTCGCCACCAGCCTGAATTTTCTGGAGAGCGATCGCGCATATATCGCGACTGTTTGCGTTTAACATCATTAGTATTAGTTTCGGGAATACTACCCAATTCTTGCCACTCGGCTGCATATTGAGATCGCTCATTTCCTAAACCGCCATACAAATTCAGCGATAGCTGCCCTGCTTCTATATCTTGTCGTTCCTGCTTGTTGCGCTTCTTAAACTGCGCGGATAACTTCCTATCATCCCCAGTAACAGGTTTAAATGCTTCGTCTGGTATCCCTTCGTCTAAACACGATATATCTAAAACTCCTACCAGAGAATTACCGCACTTAATGCGGTGATCTAAAAAGTTTAGAGGTAAACCGCGACAAAAACCTTCAATCCACAACGCCACTTTGCATAAATCCACCGCTAATGGGTTTAAATCCACACCATATATACAATGCTGAATTACATCCCGAATTGCTTGTTTTAACGGTTCAATTCCTGGTTGCGCTTCCCCTGTACGAATACGCGCTAACTCCTTACCAATACGCCGCGCTGCTGCTAGGAGAAAGTGACCAGAACCGCAAGCAGGATCTACTACTTTCAAGCTTAATAATGCTGTTTCTTGGGCAGATTTAGCCTCTGTGGGGGGCTTTTGAGGGACGAGGGCAGATTGTAACTTAGCTTCAATAACGGGTTCTAAAGCACTTTTAATCAACAGCCCTACCAATTCTGGGGGAGTATAGAAAGATCCAGTCGTTTTGCGATCGCTTCCTGCTACCAACTGAAACTCATAAATGCCATTTCGCTGACTAACTAAGGGATTAAAATCAAGCAAACTTTCATAAACACTGCCTAATTCTTCAACATCTAACGCCCCATAATTAACTCGGCGTTGTTGTCCTTTTTGTTCGTATAAAGATAAATAGCGAATCGCTAATGATAAATCGTGGTTATCTATAGCGCAGCTATTTAAATCTAGTAAAGTAGAGGAACCAAACAAGCTACCATTCAACGGCGAAAGTCCTAACACTTCTCCCCGCCAGTTTTCGTCAAACAAACAAAAGGTTACGCGCAAACCTTGCCACAAATCTTGAAATCCTTCCCTACGCCAAGAAGGACGTTCAGTTAAATTTCTCAATCGTTCAATACTATAATATTCTAAATAAATCCGGGCTTTTTCTGGCTCATCATCGGTTAAAAGCAAATTCCGCGATTCCGCCACCATTAAAAATAACAAGCGGTAAATTAGTAATAATAGCTGGCGATAGTAAACCTTATGTGTTAATTCCCCTGATTCAAAACGTTGTCGTAAATCTTCATTATCAGGATGTTGTAAAAAACCAGTTCCTAACTGAATTAAAGCTTTTTCTACACCATCCCGCAACCGATCGCGTACTCTTCCCCCTTGAGCGATCGCTTCAGTATGATAATGTTCTAATAAGCACTGATCTGCATCATCCATTCCCTGTGGTAAACGGGAACGATGGAATAAGCGATAAAATAAACCAAACTCGGCAAAATTTTCATTGTTGAGAATTTGTTCTAAATCAAATTCAATATAAGTTAAGCGCGTCATTAAGGATGAATCGCGCAATAACCGCCACTGCAAACCATTAGTAACAATACCCCAAAGATGTTCAGTGCGGTTAAGATATTCCTGCATTAAAGCATGGGCAGAAAGTCTCGGCGTACCGCTAGGCGGGCGTTGTTCTAATTTAACTCGACAACCTATAATATGAACTGGCGGTTTATTTTCTCCTGACTCTACGCGGTGAGAAATAGCATAAGTTTGTCCGTCTACTATTTCCGCTTTAGCTGTATAAACTAATTGATAACCTAAACTTTCTAATAACGGTACTGCCCATTGTTCACGGGTAATGCT contains:
- a CDS encoding Eco57I restriction-modification methylase domain-containing protein, producing MSAVIKNLTGIQIEGNLIAPDLTTEFITGSVKGQAPEDFGKAKTDKLADEIAIAWGDAKAYWAAFQRRLLRLDENDLATSITREQWAVPLLESLGYQLVYTAKAEIVDGQTYAISHRVESGENKPPVHIIGCRVKLEQRPPSGTPRLSAHALMQEYLNRTEHLWGIVTNGLQWRLLRDSSLMTRLTYIEFDLEQILNNENFAEFGLFYRLFHRSRLPQGMDDADQCLLEHYHTEAIAQGGRVRDRLRDGVEKALIQLGTGFLQHPDNEDLRQRFESGELTHKVYYRQLLLLIYRLLFLMVAESRNLLLTDDEPEKARIYLEYYSIERLRNLTERPSWRREGFQDLWQGLRVTFCLFDENWRGEVLGLSPLNGSLFGSSTLLDLNSCAIDNHDLSLAIRYLSLYEQKGQQRRVNYGALDVEELGSVYESLLDFNPLVSQRNGIYEFQLVAGSDRKTTGSFYTPPELVGLLIKSALEPVIEAKLQSALVPQKPPTEAKSAQETALLSLKVVDPACGSGHFLLAAARRIGKELARIRTGEAQPGIEPLKQAIRDVIQHCIYGVDLNPLAVDLCKVALWIEGFCRGLPLNFLDHRIKCGNSLVGVLDISCLDEGIPDEAFKPVTGDDRKLSAQFKKRNKQERQDIEAGQLSLNLYGGLGNERSQYAAEWQELGSIPETNTNDVKRKQSRYMRDRSPENSGWWRDYSACNLWTAAFFMPLTEQNLQLLPTTAALSQLLQGNATTRKVVEAANKLAEEKNFFHWCLEFPEVFEAGGFDTVLGNPPWERIKLQEKEFFASRSFEIANAANKAAREKLIKQLQQNNPELAQAWEDAKHDADAQGKFIRESARFPLTAVGDINTYAVFSEIVINLISPYGRSGIIIPIGIATDDTTKIFFSELIKNQRLASLTGFENEAFIFPAVDHTVKFCTLTVTGISIKSQQAEYTFFCRYFTDVHNHKRHFNLTSKDIALINPNTFNCPVFRTQPDVKITKNIYRTIPVLDNESTGINPWQISLSAMLHMANDSRLFVDVYNTGFVPVYEAKMFHQFDHRYSTYEGATQANLNAGILPRLNKEFKQNFSCFTQPRYWISPNEVKKRLFDWWNKQWLIVARKIGKTTNERTAIFSIIPKYGCGDSIIILIPSVKNTKLISCLVANSNSLVFDFVTRQKQGGNNLAFFILKQLPVIPPEAYTQEDIEFISSRVLELVYTAYDMQPFAQDMGYDGEPFIWNPERRALLRAELDAYYAKLYGLTRDELRYILDPADVYGADFPSETFRVLKNHEIKQFGEYRTQRLVLAAWDMLGY